One genomic region from Spirosoma sp. KCTC 42546 encodes:
- a CDS encoding 2-phosphosulfolactate phosphatase, translated as MKQIDVCFTPDLLHLHTVENTIVVVADVFRATSCMVTAFAYGVNSIIPVATVEECRDWQERGYLAAAERNARKVDGFELDNSPFTYMDERIRGANVAMTTTNGTLAITKSRAAVKVLVGSFLNLDAIVRFLKTDGYDVMVLCAGWKGRVNLEDTLFAGALVDRLKDSYAMAEDSAIMAWRLYVQGKDNLIGYMANASHIRRLQRLGIQKDIAYCLQHDLYDVIPVLRGNALVNMSV; from the coding sequence ATGAAACAAATTGACGTTTGCTTTACCCCCGATTTATTACACCTGCACACCGTTGAAAATACCATTGTTGTGGTGGCCGACGTATTCCGGGCGACTTCGTGTATGGTAACTGCTTTTGCCTATGGCGTAAACAGTATTATTCCCGTTGCTACCGTAGAAGAATGCCGGGATTGGCAGGAGCGAGGCTATCTAGCCGCTGCCGAACGAAATGCCCGTAAAGTGGATGGATTTGAGTTAGATAACTCGCCGTTTACCTACATGGACGAGCGCATTCGGGGTGCAAACGTAGCTATGACCACTACAAATGGAACCCTGGCCATTACCAAATCAAGAGCTGCTGTAAAAGTATTGGTAGGGTCTTTCCTGAATTTAGATGCGATTGTTCGCTTCCTCAAAACGGACGGGTACGACGTGATGGTGCTTTGCGCAGGTTGGAAAGGACGTGTCAATCTGGAAGATACGCTCTTTGCGGGTGCCCTGGTGGATCGCCTAAAAGACAGTTATGCTATGGCTGAAGACAGTGCCATTATGGCCTGGCGGCTCTACGTACAGGGCAAAGATAATCTAATTGGCTACATGGCGAATGCGTCACACATCCGACGCTTACAACGGCTGGGTATTCAGAAAGACATTGCTTATTGTCTGCAACATGATCTTTACGACGTAATTCCAGTCCTGAGGGGCAATGCGTTGGTAAATATGAGTGTATAA
- a CDS encoding DHA2 family efflux MFS transporter permease subunit, with translation MATQTLAPPMQATYPTGFKRWIIVVTAISAAIIELIDTSIVNVGLTDIAGNLGVTIEDVAWVVTAYAIANVIVIPMTGFLQRYFGRKNYYIGSIILFTIASYGCGFADNLWVLVGFRFLQGIGGGALLSTSQGLMFDAFPPSQRPLASALFGMGIVLGPTLGPTLGGFIIDNYHWSWMFYINVPIGIVAVFLSLAYIDKKEDEKNIDRKSIQIDQIGILLLAVGIGSLQYVLERGEADDWFDSKVILWLTMAAVVAIPLFIWWELRGSKDPVVDLRAMKNRNLAVGSILMVVIGYGLFTSVLLYPLFAQRIVGLTATQTGKLLVPGGLIMLPMFALVGRLLAKGVSPRLAVALGYVAFATFCFLMSTYDMNASNGNFIMALTIRGVGLAFVNVPLINQSVSTLEPRQLPTGIAIVNMMRQVGGAFGVAITNTYVTQRVAVHRGDLVSNLQPGDLLTTERVTAMTQALIAKGVNAFDAATGAYKNLDLIISRQALMLSYLDTFKLAGLFFVVSFPLLFLLKQKKMDAATAKAIADSAH, from the coding sequence ATGGCAACTCAAACATTGGCTCCTCCGATGCAGGCGACGTATCCAACCGGATTTAAACGGTGGATTATCGTAGTAACAGCCATCTCGGCGGCCATTATTGAATTAATTGATACGTCTATCGTGAACGTCGGCCTGACCGACATTGCCGGGAACCTCGGTGTCACGATCGAAGATGTAGCCTGGGTAGTAACGGCCTACGCCATTGCCAACGTCATTGTGATACCGATGACCGGCTTTTTACAACGGTATTTTGGCCGCAAGAACTATTATATCGGATCTATTATCTTATTCACCATTGCTTCCTACGGCTGTGGTTTCGCGGATAATTTGTGGGTACTTGTAGGCTTCCGATTCCTGCAGGGAATTGGCGGTGGAGCACTTCTGTCGACCTCACAGGGATTGATGTTCGATGCGTTTCCGCCTTCACAACGGCCTTTGGCATCGGCCTTGTTCGGTATGGGTATTGTGCTCGGCCCTACCCTTGGTCCTACACTGGGTGGTTTTATTATCGACAATTACCATTGGAGCTGGATGTTTTACATCAACGTCCCAATTGGTATTGTAGCCGTTTTCCTGAGTCTGGCTTATATAGACAAGAAGGAAGATGAAAAAAATATTGACCGAAAAAGCATTCAGATTGACCAGATTGGCATTCTGCTGCTGGCCGTTGGCATCGGGAGTTTGCAGTATGTACTGGAGCGGGGCGAAGCTGACGATTGGTTCGATAGTAAAGTAATCCTGTGGCTGACAATGGCCGCTGTCGTTGCCATTCCACTCTTCATCTGGTGGGAACTCAGGGGGAGCAAAGATCCCGTAGTAGATCTCCGGGCCATGAAAAACCGGAACCTGGCAGTTGGATCAATTTTGATGGTCGTTATTGGTTATGGCTTGTTTACTTCAGTCTTGTTGTATCCACTCTTTGCCCAGCGTATTGTGGGGTTAACCGCGACCCAGACGGGTAAGCTTCTGGTACCTGGCGGTTTAATCATGCTCCCCATGTTTGCGCTGGTTGGCCGATTACTGGCCAAAGGCGTATCGCCAAGGCTGGCCGTGGCACTGGGGTACGTAGCCTTTGCCACCTTTTGCTTCCTGATGTCGACCTATGATATGAATGCCTCCAATGGAAACTTCATTATGGCGCTTACAATTCGGGGGGTTGGTCTGGCATTTGTGAACGTTCCGCTCATTAACCAATCGGTTTCAACATTGGAGCCCCGCCAATTACCAACCGGTATCGCTATCGTAAACATGATGCGTCAGGTTGGTGGGGCCTTCGGAGTTGCTATCACCAATACGTATGTAACGCAACGTGTGGCCGTTCACCGGGGCGACCTTGTTTCGAATCTACAGCCTGGCGATCTATTGACAACGGAACGCGTAACCGCCATGACACAGGCATTGATTGCCAAGGGTGTTAACGCATTTGATGCGGCAACAGGAGCCTACAAAAACCTAGATCTGATCATTTCAAGGCAGGCGCTAATGCTTTCCTATCTGGATACCTTCAAATTGGCGGGTTTGTTTTTCGTGGTCTCGTTCCCGTTGCTATTCTTATTAAAGCAGAAGAAAATGGATGCAGCTACGGCCAAAGCCATTGCCGATTCAGCACACTAA
- a CDS encoding ABC-F family ATP-binding cassette domain-containing protein, with protein MNYLSAENLTKSYGDRTLFKNLTFGVNRGDKVAIVGANGSGKTTLLSILAGAMPPDSGIVSHRKNITIGYLDQQPDLNDALTVMDVVLAGESAQLDAVRAYEHALAHDDHAGLEQAMSNMEKLEAWDYEAQIRQILGELGIQDVEQMVGSLSGGQRKRVALARVLIQNPDLLILDEPTNHLDLEAIEYLESFLNTNNGTLLMVSHDRYFLDRVCNHIAEMDNGQLYTYKGNYAYFLEKKEEREMAAASELSKDRNTFRRELEWMRRQPKARGTKAQYRIDAFEDLKEKTSGKRSDGELDLNLRMARLGSKILEVENLSKRFGDKVLLDHFNYTFKRPDRVGLIGKNGMGKTTLMNMLTGKLRPDSGKISTGGTVKFGYYTQTELDLPENQRVIDVVQDVAEVMKLANGDTITATQLLSRFLFDRSKQYDFVAKLSGGEKRRLQLLLVLVQNPNFLILDEPTNDLDITTLNVLEDFLLNFSGCVLIVTHDRYFMDRLVEHVFVMEGEGKIRDYPGNYTDYREWRDAQPKKSVSQPDKATPTVAKNQTPVPAVPPAATPVNGTKRKLSFKEIREYETLEKEIESLEQRKVEVVDLLNAGGPHEQLIAWSREIEQIEHSIAEKSDRWLELAEFI; from the coding sequence ATGAACTATCTATCAGCCGAAAATTTAACCAAGTCCTACGGCGACCGCACCCTGTTTAAAAACCTCACATTTGGTGTGAATCGGGGCGATAAAGTCGCTATTGTTGGGGCCAATGGGTCAGGAAAAACCACCTTATTATCCATTCTGGCCGGTGCTATGCCGCCCGATTCGGGTATTGTCAGCCATAGAAAAAATATTACCATCGGCTACCTCGATCAACAGCCCGATCTGAACGACGCCCTGACGGTTATGGATGTCGTACTAGCGGGCGAAAGCGCCCAGCTCGATGCCGTTCGTGCCTATGAGCATGCTCTCGCCCACGATGATCACGCGGGTCTCGAACAGGCCATGAGCAATATGGAAAAGCTCGAAGCCTGGGATTATGAAGCCCAGATACGGCAAATTCTGGGAGAACTGGGGATTCAGGATGTTGAGCAGATGGTTGGATCCCTCTCGGGCGGTCAGCGAAAACGGGTGGCTTTAGCACGAGTACTGATCCAGAATCCAGACCTGCTTATTCTGGATGAGCCAACCAACCACCTCGACCTCGAAGCCATCGAATACCTCGAAAGCTTTCTCAATACGAATAACGGTACGTTGCTGATGGTCTCCCACGATCGGTATTTCCTGGATCGGGTCTGCAATCACATTGCCGAAATGGACAATGGCCAGTTGTACACCTACAAAGGCAATTACGCCTACTTTTTGGAGAAAAAAGAGGAGCGTGAGATGGCTGCGGCCTCCGAGTTATCCAAAGATCGCAACACATTCCGGCGTGAACTGGAGTGGATGCGTCGACAACCCAAAGCGCGGGGCACAAAAGCCCAGTACCGAATTGATGCGTTTGAAGATCTGAAAGAGAAAACAAGCGGCAAACGCTCAGATGGCGAACTTGATCTGAACCTACGCATGGCTCGATTAGGTAGCAAAATCCTGGAAGTTGAAAACCTGAGCAAACGCTTTGGCGACAAGGTATTACTTGACCATTTCAACTACACCTTTAAGCGGCCCGACCGGGTGGGGCTTATTGGCAAGAATGGCATGGGCAAAACCACGCTAATGAACATGCTAACGGGCAAACTTCGTCCTGATTCAGGTAAGATCAGTACGGGCGGCACCGTAAAATTTGGCTATTACACGCAAACGGAACTGGATTTGCCCGAAAATCAGCGGGTGATCGACGTCGTGCAGGATGTGGCCGAAGTCATGAAATTAGCCAATGGCGATACCATCACGGCTACGCAATTGCTCAGTCGGTTTTTATTTGACCGCTCGAAACAGTATGATTTCGTAGCGAAATTGAGCGGAGGAGAAAAACGACGGCTTCAGCTTTTATTAGTCCTGGTACAAAATCCGAACTTCCTAATTCTGGATGAACCGACAAACGATCTGGATATAACGACGCTGAACGTTCTGGAGGACTTTCTGCTTAATTTTTCGGGTTGTGTGCTGATCGTAACCCACGACCGTTACTTTATGGATCGGCTGGTGGAGCACGTTTTTGTGATGGAAGGCGAAGGCAAAATTCGTGATTACCCGGGCAACTACACCGACTATCGGGAGTGGCGAGATGCACAGCCGAAAAAATCGGTGTCGCAACCGGACAAAGCCACGCCAACCGTTGCCAAGAACCAAACGCCTGTACCGGCGGTTCCTCCGGCAGCAACCCCAGTGAACGGCACAAAAAGAAAGCTATCGTTCAAGGAGATCCGCGAATACGAAACACTTGAAAAAGAAATCGAATCGCTGGAACAACGGAAAGTAGAGGTTGTGGATCTGCTGAATGCAGGTGGCCCTCATGAGCAATTGATAGCCTGGTCGCGTGAGATTGAGCAAATTGAGCATAGTATTGCTGAAAAATCAGATCGCTGGCTTGAACTGGCGGAATTTATATAA
- a CDS encoding HlyD family secretion protein — translation MATTTATRMETTTEEKSGLSTYLPRIIIGLVLIVGGYFGYQAFRHSQQYETTDNAQIEGNSAPVLARVAGYVTSVNVDDYANVKQGQPLVTIDPQEYDVALAQAEADYQQSLADLENARADLQNAQATARNVAQNARVAQSNAQVQAIRRNKAQQDLQRDQNLYKEQSLTRKQLEDSQNNVDVQAGQYTANVEQINLAKTSEGVAQAGIAKAQANIQKIQAVLKVKQAVIESAKLKVGYARLAAPIAGKIGRKNVVVGQYVQPGQNLFTIVADSTFWVVANFKETQLEKMQLGQQVDIKLDAYPDLDIKGRVASLSDATGARFALLPADNASGNFVKITQRVPVKIEILNPEKYKNQLRAGLSVDAEVRVAN, via the coding sequence ATGGCAACAACAACGGCAACCCGAATGGAAACAACTACCGAAGAAAAAAGCGGATTAAGTACGTACTTGCCGCGTATTATTATAGGCCTCGTTCTTATTGTAGGAGGTTATTTTGGCTATCAGGCATTCCGCCACAGCCAGCAATATGAAACAACCGATAATGCCCAGATTGAAGGCAACTCGGCCCCGGTACTGGCTCGTGTAGCCGGTTATGTAACATCCGTTAATGTGGATGATTACGCGAATGTAAAACAAGGTCAACCCCTGGTGACGATTGACCCGCAGGAATACGATGTAGCACTGGCACAGGCAGAAGCGGACTATCAGCAATCGCTGGCCGATCTTGAAAACGCCCGTGCCGATCTGCAAAACGCACAGGCTACTGCCCGCAATGTAGCGCAGAACGCCCGGGTTGCTCAGTCGAATGCACAGGTGCAGGCGATCCGACGGAACAAAGCTCAGCAGGATTTACAGCGCGACCAGAATCTTTATAAAGAACAATCGCTGACCAGAAAGCAACTGGAGGATTCGCAGAATAATGTAGACGTACAGGCTGGACAGTATACTGCGAATGTGGAGCAAATTAATCTCGCCAAAACGTCGGAAGGTGTAGCACAGGCTGGTATTGCCAAAGCGCAGGCCAACATCCAGAAAATTCAGGCGGTATTGAAAGTAAAACAGGCGGTTATCGAAAGCGCCAAGCTGAAAGTGGGTTATGCCCGGCTTGCCGCTCCGATTGCTGGTAAAATTGGTCGTAAAAACGTAGTGGTTGGTCAGTACGTGCAGCCTGGACAGAATCTGTTCACGATCGTTGCGGATTCAACATTCTGGGTCGTTGCCAATTTCAAGGAAACCCAGCTGGAGAAAATGCAGCTCGGCCAACAAGTTGACATTAAGTTAGATGCCTACCCTGACCTCGATATCAAAGGTCGCGTAGCTTCTCTTTCCGACGCTACAGGTGCCCGCTTCGCCTTACTGCCTGCGGATAATGCGTCGGGTAACTTTGTAAAAATCACGCAACGGGTTCCGGTAAAGATCGAGATTCTGAACCCGGAAAAATACAAAAATCAACTGCGGGCGGGTCTCAGCGTAGACGCTGAAGTTCGGGTAGCAAACTAA
- a CDS encoding DedA family protein has protein sequence MNQIIDFFQYLLNSEEVIRTGGLVLITLIIYVENGIFFGFFLPGDYLLFLSGVFAGTKLLNVPLLLLLACIFGAAVLGSLTGYLTGYYFGAKIKNRPDSLFFKQKYIDNTRAAFVRYGNGALIISRFLPVVRTFAPLLAGLIHMPFQFFMLYNVVGGAIWVLTLVGGGFYFGERFPGIVDYVQYIIIFFLAITTFTVIKGYLNARKENQEI, from the coding sequence ATGAACCAGATAATCGACTTTTTTCAGTATCTTCTTAACTCCGAAGAAGTTATCCGAACGGGGGGGCTTGTATTAATTACGCTCATCATTTATGTGGAGAACGGTATATTTTTCGGTTTCTTCCTACCGGGCGATTATCTGCTGTTTTTATCGGGCGTGTTTGCCGGAACCAAACTGCTGAACGTACCCCTCCTGCTCTTACTCGCGTGTATTTTTGGGGCGGCTGTACTAGGGTCGTTAACGGGCTATCTGACAGGGTATTATTTCGGCGCGAAAATCAAAAATCGGCCTGATTCCCTATTTTTCAAGCAGAAATACATCGACAATACACGGGCTGCGTTTGTACGTTATGGCAACGGGGCATTGATTATTTCGCGGTTTCTGCCGGTTGTACGCACATTTGCTCCTTTATTGGCGGGACTTATTCACATGCCCTTCCAGTTCTTCATGCTCTACAATGTTGTTGGGGGAGCCATTTGGGTACTGACGCTGGTAGGGGGCGGATTCTACTTCGGTGAGCGATTCCCGGGTATCGTTGACTACGTCCAGTACATTATCATTTTCTTCTTAGCCATTACCACCTTCACGGTTATCAAAGGCTATTTGAATGCCCGTAAAGAAAATCAAGAGATATAA
- the acpP gene encoding acyl carrier protein, with translation MKERVIEILKDFGIQETAITDQTHFSRDLGMDSLDTVDLIMQLEQAFGIRIPDEDYEKLTTMKGVLDYLEAEQAVV, from the coding sequence ATGAAAGAGCGAGTTATTGAGATTCTGAAAGACTTTGGCATACAGGAAACTGCCATCACTGACCAAACTCATTTCTCGCGCGATTTGGGTATGGATAGCCTCGATACGGTTGATCTGATTATGCAACTTGAACAGGCATTCGGAATTCGAATTCCCGACGAAGATTATGAAAAACTGACAACCATGAAAGGTGTTCTGGATTATCTGGAAGCAGAACAGGCCGTGGTTTAA
- the folK gene encoding 2-amino-4-hydroxy-6-hydroxymethyldihydropteridine diphosphokinase, with protein MKILLLGANLGDRTLTLRRAIDLIAERVGLVVNASGLYETAPWGVTDQPTYLNQVLAVETMLEPEEVLTQTQAIEQELGRIRLEKWGARVIDIDILYYDQLIWQTDTLTIPHPYLHQRRFTLVPLAEIAPAFVHPVLKKTTVELLEECEDESEVINF; from the coding sequence TTGAAAATACTCCTCCTCGGCGCCAACCTCGGCGATCGCACGTTAACCTTAAGGCGGGCAATTGACCTGATTGCCGAACGCGTTGGACTCGTAGTCAACGCATCGGGTTTGTACGAAACGGCACCCTGGGGCGTAACCGATCAGCCGACTTATCTGAATCAGGTACTGGCTGTTGAAACGATGCTGGAACCCGAAGAGGTATTAACTCAGACACAGGCTATTGAGCAGGAGTTAGGGCGTATTCGGCTAGAAAAATGGGGCGCGCGAGTAATTGATATTGATATACTGTATTACGACCAGCTCATCTGGCAAACCGACACGCTGACGATTCCGCATCCTTATTTGCATCAGCGACGTTTTACGCTTGTACCTCTAGCTGAGATTGCTCCCGCGTTTGTGCATCCAGTTTTGAAGAAAACAACGGTTGAGTTGCTGGAAGAATGCGAAGATGAAAGTGAGGTGATTAATTTTTAA
- the gcvT gene encoding glycine cleavage system aminomethyltransferase GcvT: protein MSEHTTLKQVPLHHIHQQLGAKIVPFAGFEMPVRYSSDLDEHNTVRNAVGIFDVSHMGEFILKGEGALGLIQRVSANDASILYDGKVQYSYLPNGRGGIVDDLLVYRISELEYMLVVNASNIEKDWNWISQYVSDYDRDGAPLSMVNVSDDMCLFAVQGPLAAKALQSLTKADLDSMEYYTFEKTDFAGCANVIVSATGYTGAGGFEIYVSNHQAEEVWNAIVKAGEPYGLKPIGLGARDTLRLEMGYNLYGNDITDETSPIEAGLGWVTKFTHDFIDADLLKAQKTQGVPRKLVGFELVDRGVPRGHYELTDAHGNQIGEVTSGTQSPTLGKGVGLGYVQTAFSKPGSEIFVKVRDRLLKAVVVKPPFVKK from the coding sequence ATGTCTGAACACACGACGCTTAAGCAAGTTCCTCTCCATCACATCCATCAGCAGTTAGGTGCTAAAATTGTGCCGTTTGCGGGCTTTGAGATGCCCGTTCGTTACTCATCCGACCTCGACGAACATAATACCGTCCGTAACGCGGTGGGTATTTTCGATGTCTCGCACATGGGCGAATTCATCCTCAAAGGCGAAGGGGCACTGGGCCTTATTCAGCGCGTGTCGGCCAATGATGCCAGCATTTTGTATGATGGCAAAGTGCAATATAGCTACCTGCCGAACGGCCGGGGTGGTATTGTTGATGACCTGCTGGTATATCGGATCAGTGAGCTTGAATATATGCTCGTGGTCAATGCCTCTAACATCGAAAAAGACTGGAACTGGATTAGCCAGTATGTATCGGACTACGATCGTGATGGCGCACCACTATCCATGGTAAATGTCTCCGATGATATGTGCCTGTTTGCTGTGCAGGGGCCATTGGCTGCCAAGGCCTTACAGTCGCTCACCAAGGCCGACCTTGATTCGATGGAGTATTATACCTTCGAAAAAACCGATTTTGCCGGTTGTGCCAATGTAATTGTATCAGCCACTGGCTATACGGGTGCGGGTGGTTTTGAGATCTATGTGTCCAATCACCAGGCTGAAGAGGTTTGGAATGCCATCGTAAAGGCTGGTGAGCCGTACGGCTTAAAACCTATTGGTCTGGGTGCACGCGATACATTACGCCTTGAAATGGGCTATAATCTGTATGGCAATGACATTACTGACGAAACCTCGCCCATTGAAGCGGGCCTGGGCTGGGTCACTAAATTCACCCACGATTTCATTGATGCCGATCTATTAAAAGCCCAAAAAACGCAGGGTGTTCCCCGCAAATTGGTTGGCTTTGAATTAGTAGACCGGGGCGTTCCCCGCGGGCATTATGAATTAACGGATGCTCATGGAAACCAAATTGGCGAAGTAACGTCGGGAACTCAATCGCCTACGCTGGGCAAAGGCGTTGGTCTGGGTTACGTTCAAACGGCCTTCAGCAAACCCGGTTCCGAAATCTTTGTCAAAGTCCGCGACCGGCTCTTAAAAGCCGTTGTTGTTAAACCTCCCTTCGTTAAAAAATAA
- a CDS encoding MarR family winged helix-turn-helix transcriptional regulator — MNVETDKNSFDFDQYRAIRDRSIGRLFWRLKRFTTVFIEPRLHALGYTDFKMSYLMFLSNIEEGGTTNNELAKRACVTKQMMSKIVGLLEDQGYIYTKKNPNDSRSSIIFLNDRGKELFMALKGCMQEARNKFDDIIGHERMDQVIDTMVELVNKLENEEKEV; from the coding sequence ATGAACGTGGAAACAGATAAAAATTCCTTTGATTTTGACCAGTATCGGGCCATACGTGATCGATCAATCGGTCGTTTGTTCTGGCGTCTAAAACGATTTACCACTGTCTTTATTGAGCCGCGCCTACATGCGCTTGGCTATACTGATTTTAAAATGAGTTACCTCATGTTCCTATCGAATATAGAAGAAGGGGGAACAACAAATAATGAGTTAGCGAAGCGAGCCTGTGTAACCAAGCAGATGATGAGTAAGATCGTTGGTCTGCTTGAAGACCAAGGTTATATCTATACGAAGAAGAACCCGAACGACTCCCGTTCGAGTATCATTTTCCTGAATGATCGGGGAAAAGAATTATTCATGGCCCTGAAAGGCTGCATGCAGGAGGCTCGTAATAAATTTGATGATATTATTGGCCACGAGCGAATGGATCAGGTTATTGATACCATGGTGGAACTCGTCAATAAACTGGAAAACGAAGAGAAAGAAGTATGA
- a CDS encoding TolC family protein, translating to MTSKLLTITALLIAGAIQAQNQPAQLPDDLRALVQQANANYPVLKQQQQQVQANELRVDIARTAMKPNVSGNASYQYVTPVAQATLPVDGVNRTIQFQPNHNVNANVAVGQTIYDWGRTNASVRQATDNVQLLRRSLEITQQSLAYQVAAAYYGVGFLQRSLTVQDSVIRTAGANVRLLATRLQNGDALQYDVLTQQVRVKVAQNRKIEIQNQLERQLAVLTYLTGNPNPDISRAVEQFTLEAMSGRTPTQAFTLANDTQSALAGNKDVQLAQDRVRQAETDVLVNNLGNRPNLSFSGSAGFRNGYLPEINTPKFNIAAGVSLTVPIYSGKRYQLQNQAAQLNLSASQYAVENANAQVRQSIAQLNADIRSNQTRLANLETQVEQSQKALQIANARLRNGVITNVELQSAETGVEEAELGRLNFQYQLMLNQLELKRLLGEPLF from the coding sequence ATGACTTCCAAACTACTAACAATAACTGCACTGCTGATAGCGGGAGCCATTCAGGCTCAGAATCAGCCAGCGCAACTTCCCGACGATTTGAGGGCACTGGTTCAACAGGCCAACGCAAATTATCCGGTGTTGAAACAGCAACAACAACAGGTTCAGGCCAATGAGCTGCGGGTCGATATTGCGCGTACAGCCATGAAACCAAACGTTTCTGGCAATGCATCCTATCAATACGTAACTCCTGTAGCGCAGGCCACGCTTCCGGTCGATGGGGTCAATCGGACTATTCAGTTTCAGCCCAATCATAATGTTAATGCTAACGTTGCTGTTGGTCAGACGATTTATGACTGGGGCCGAACAAATGCTTCCGTTCGACAGGCTACTGATAACGTTCAGCTATTGCGCCGAAGTCTGGAAATCACACAGCAGTCCCTGGCTTATCAGGTGGCCGCAGCTTATTATGGCGTTGGTTTTTTACAGCGGAGTTTAACGGTACAGGATTCTGTTATCCGAACGGCCGGTGCCAACGTACGCTTGCTAGCCACACGACTCCAAAACGGCGATGCGCTCCAATATGACGTGCTTACGCAACAGGTTCGGGTGAAAGTAGCCCAGAATCGTAAGATTGAGATTCAGAACCAACTGGAACGACAACTGGCCGTTCTGACCTACCTAACGGGGAACCCAAACCCAGATATTAGCCGTGCCGTTGAACAGTTTACGCTGGAAGCGATGTCGGGCCGTACGCCTACGCAGGCTTTTACGCTGGCTAACGATACGCAGTCGGCATTGGCAGGTAACAAAGATGTACAATTGGCTCAGGATCGTGTTCGGCAGGCCGAAACGGATGTATTGGTGAACAATTTGGGCAATCGACCCAACCTTAGCTTTTCGGGATCAGCCGGTTTCCGAAATGGGTATCTTCCCGAAATCAACACGCCGAAATTTAATATTGCCGCTGGCGTATCACTAACGGTGCCGATTTATTCCGGGAAGCGGTATCAATTACAGAATCAGGCTGCTCAGCTCAACCTGAGTGCGAGTCAATACGCAGTTGAGAATGCCAATGCGCAGGTTCGCCAAAGCATTGCCCAACTCAACGCCGATATTCGGAGCAACCAGACTCGTCTGGCCAACCTCGAAACGCAGGTAGAGCAGTCTCAGAAAGCTCTTCAGATTGCCAACGCCCGCCTGCGGAATGGAGTCATCACGAATGTTGAGTTACAAAGTGCCGAAACAGGCGTAGAAGAAGCCGAGCTGGGTCGATTGAATTTCCAATATCAACTGATGTTAAATCAGTTAGAACTGAAGCGGTTGCTGGGGGAGCCTTTGTTTTGA
- a CDS encoding formylglycine-generating enzyme family protein, translated as MRLNYLLSTIVLLAGAIGSANSQTSTDFKSYTQTVPGSNQTYALVAIPGGSYMMGSPAAEKGRQSDEGPQHKVQIEPFYMGKYEITWDLYDLFAFTNMEKEMAAKYTESDANLAKTDATTRPSPPYVDMSFGMGRAGYPAINMTQYAAIKFCAWLYAKTGVFYRLPTEAEWEYACRANTTTPYSFGADVKKLGEYAVFTGNSDGGYKKVGTKKPNPFGLYDMHGNVMEWTKDQYIEDYYKQVASGKKEPYAPTTTLYPNSVRGGSWDDAAEVLRSAARTPSAPAWKVLDPQSPKSDWWLTSASFVGFRIVRPAKTPSEEDIKAYYGIKPIKDY; from the coding sequence ATGCGGCTGAACTATCTCCTATCAACTATAGTATTACTGGCTGGCGCCATCGGTAGCGCCAATTCCCAGACCTCAACCGACTTCAAATCCTATACCCAAACTGTTCCTGGTAGTAATCAGACCTATGCACTGGTGGCTATTCCGGGTGGAAGCTACATGATGGGTAGTCCTGCCGCTGAAAAAGGCCGCCAGTCCGACGAAGGACCACAGCATAAGGTGCAGATTGAGCCCTTTTATATGGGGAAATACGAAATAACCTGGGACCTTTACGATCTGTTTGCCTTTACAAATATGGAAAAGGAAATGGCCGCGAAGTACACTGAATCGGACGCTAATCTGGCTAAAACCGATGCGACTACGCGCCCTAGCCCTCCGTATGTAGATATGTCCTTTGGTATGGGACGGGCTGGTTATCCGGCCATTAACATGACCCAATATGCGGCCATTAAATTCTGCGCCTGGCTTTATGCGAAAACCGGCGTGTTTTATCGCCTGCCTACCGAGGCTGAATGGGAGTACGCTTGCCGGGCTAATACAACAACCCCATACTCATTTGGGGCAGATGTGAAGAAGCTGGGTGAATATGCCGTATTTACAGGAAATAGTGATGGTGGTTATAAGAAAGTGGGTACTAAAAAGCCCAACCCATTCGGGCTTTATGATATGCATGGTAATGTAATGGAATGGACAAAGGATCAGTACATTGAAGACTATTACAAGCAGGTAGCTAGTGGCAAAAAGGAGCCGTATGCACCAACCACTACCCTGTATCCGAACTCGGTACGGGGTGGATCATGGGACGACGCAGCCGAAGTGCTACGGTCGGCGGCACGCACACCTTCGGCACCCGCCTGGAAAGTCCTTGACCCGCAAAGCCCAAAGTCAGACTGGTGGCTAACCTCGGCCTCCTTCGTGGGCTTCCGGATTGTTCGGCCTGCCAAAACACCCAGCGAAGAGGACATTAAAGCCTATTACGGAATTAAGCCAATTAAAGATTATTGA